A DNA window from Daucus carota subsp. sativus chromosome 3, DH1 v3.0, whole genome shotgun sequence contains the following coding sequences:
- the LOC108211202 gene encoding probable calcium-binding protein CML13 isoform X2 produces MGKNLSNDQVSSMKEAFTLFDTDNDGKIAPSELGILMRSLGGNPTQAQLKAIIAEEKLTSPFDFNRFTDLMSKHLKPEPFDQKLREAFKVIDKDGTGFVAVKDLKHILTSIGEKLEASEFDEWIREVDVGSDGKIKYDDFVNKMVAK; encoded by the exons ATGGGGAAGAATCTGAGCAACGATCAGGTCTCATCAATGAAAGAAGCGTTCACTCTCTTCGACACCGACAACGACGGCAAGATCGCACCGTCGGAGCTCGGAATCCTAATGCGATCTCTCGGCGGCAATCCAACGCAAGCTCAACTCAAAGCCATCATCGCCGAGGAGAAACTCACCTCGCCATTCGATTTCAATCGATTCACTGATCTCATGTCCAAGCATCTCAAGCCTGAGCCGTTCGATCAGAAGCTTCGCGAGGCGTTCAAAGTAATTGATAAGGACGGGACTGGCTTTGTTGCGGTCAAGGATCTTAAGCACATCCTTACGAGTATCGGGGAGAAATTGGAGGCGTCGGAGTTTGATGAGTGGATTCGTGAGGTGGATGTTGGATCCGATGGGAAGATTAAGTATGATGATTTTGTTAACAAGATGGTTGCCAA GTGA
- the LOC108211202 gene encoding probable calcium-binding protein CML13 isoform X1, with amino-acid sequence MGKNLSNDQVSSMKEAFTLFDTDNDGKIAPSELGILMRSLGGNPTQAQLKAIIAEEKLTSPFDFNRFTDLMSKHLKPEPFDQKLREAFKVIDKDGTGFVAVKDLKHILTSIGEKLEASEFDEWIREVDVGSDGKIKYDDFVNKMVAK; translated from the coding sequence ATGGGGAAGAATCTGAGCAACGATCAGGTCTCATCAATGAAAGAAGCGTTCACTCTCTTCGACACCGACAACGACGGCAAGATCGCACCGTCGGAGCTCGGAATCCTAATGCGATCTCTCGGCGGCAATCCAACGCAAGCTCAACTCAAAGCCATCATCGCCGAGGAGAAACTCACCTCGCCATTCGATTTCAATCGATTCACTGATCTCATGTCCAAGCATCTCAAGCCTGAGCCGTTCGATCAGAAGCTTCGCGAGGCGTTCAAAGTAATTGATAAGGACGGGACTGGCTTTGTTGCGGTCAAGGATCTTAAGCACATCCTTACGAGTATCGGGGAGAAATTGGAGGCGTCGGAGTTTGATGAGTGGATTCGTGAGGTGGATGTTGGATCCGATGGGAAGATTAAGTATGATGATTTTGTTAACAAGATGGTTGCCAAGTGA